The DNA sequence ATCAGAAACCGACAAGCACAGTTGTCGCTACTATTGATGAGGATAATGAAGCCAGCTATGAGATCATTAAAGAAGTAGCATGGGATTATATTGAATTTCTTCCCGAACTGGAAGATGCTGTCTCAAGAGCAGATGCATTTATTTTTGGAAGCCTGTCTGCAAGAAATGCAAAGACCAGGGAAACTCTTTTTAAGCTTTTGGAATTGGCAAAGCTTAAAATATTTGATGTTAATTTCAGGCCCCCTTTTATTGAAGTAGACCTTATTACGGAGCTTCTCCATAAGGCTGATATCGTAAAAATGAATAAGGCCGAGATGAGGCAGATCATGGATTTTCTTAATGTGGAATATGTAAATGAAGAGGAGGCCGCTGCTTTTATTATGAATTATTTTAATATCAAAGAAATTGTACTTACCAAGGGAAGCAAGGGGGCAAGGTATTTTATAGGAGATGCAAGTTATAATTGTTTTGCGGTTCCTATTACGATTGCAGATACTGTCGGAAGTGGAGATTCTTTTCTTGCAGGATTTATCTCTAAAAGAACTCAGCAGGAGGCTCCCGATAAAATTATGAAAGAAGCGATCTCTTTGGGGGCTTTTATCACTTCAAAGCCTGGGGCATGCCCTGATTATGAATATGAAGATTTCCGGAAGTTCAGGGATCAGTACTAGCGGTAAATCTTTAAAATTTATCCTAAAGACCGGTTTTCTTTTAGTAACTTTGCAATCCGTAATATAATTTTTATGCACAAATCAGGATTTGTAAATATAGTTGGAAAGCCTAATGCAGGGAAATCGACCCTCCTCAACCAGTTAATGGGGGAGAAGCTGGCGATTGTAACGCAGAAGGCACAAACAACACGCCACAGAATTTTTGGAATTTATAATGAAGAGGACTTACAGATCGTATTTTCCGATACTCCGGGAGTGTTGGATCCAAAATATGGTTTACAGGAAAAAATGATGGATTTTGTAAAAGATTCTTTGCAGGATGCAGACGTGTTTTTATTCATCGTAGATGTTACAGATAAAGCTGAACCTTCTGAATTTTTAATTGAAAAACTCAATAAAATCCCTGTTCCTGTTTTACTTTTATTAAATAAAGTGGATCAGACTAATCAGGAAGGACTGGAAAAATTGGTGGAAGATTGGCATAACAGAATTCCCAAAGCTGAAATATTACCGATCTCAGCATTGAATGCATTCAATACAGATGTTATTCTGCCGAAACTTAAATCCATGCTGCCGGAAAATCCTCCTTACTACGATAAAGATCAATATACAGATAAGCCTGAAAGGTTTTTTGTGAATGAAGCGATCCGTGAAAAAATCCTTTTAAACTATGAAAAAGAAATACCTTATTCCGTAGAAGTTGTCACCGAACAATTTAAAGAAAAGGAAGGAATCATTTTTATAGATTCTATAATTTACGTAGAAAGGGATACCCAAAAAGGAATTATTATCGGTCATAAAGGGGAGGCTATTAAAAAAGTGGGAACAGAAGCGCGGGTTGATTTAGAGAAATTTTTTGCAAAAAAAATTCATTTGAACTTATTCGTCAAAGTGAAAAAAGATTGGAGAAAAAATGACAGAGATTTAAAGAATTTTGGTTACAGGTAAACTAAAATATCAATAATCATCGTTGTATAGAAAGATTTTACTATCTTTAAACTAAATTTTTCATACATGAATTATAGTAACTCAAATTCTAATCCCATAATTAGAGATATTATACTGTTAATTGTGAGAGTTTTTATTGGATTTTCCATGCTTTCTCACGGATTTCCCAAACTTCAAATGTTATTGGAAGGTGGAAAAATAGAATTCTATGATTTTCTTGGGCTCGGTCCACAGATTACCTTAATTCTTACCGTTATAGCAGAATTTGTATGTTCTATACTCCTTATTTTAGGATTGTTTACAAGAGTAGCATTAGGATTTTTACTGTTTACAATGGTGATCGCTGTTTTTGTAGTTCATGGTGGAGATCCTTTTGAAAAACAGGAGTTAGGTTTAATTTATTTATCCGTTTATCTTCTTTTAATGGCTTTTGGAGCCGGAAGATTTTCGATAGATCATATGATTGAAAAGCGTAAAAGAGCATCCGACTGGTAGGTGTTTATACAATAAAAAAAGAGCATAATTTTATGCTCTTTTTTATTTCCACTATGGTCTGCAGGGAAGCGAAGATGGTATGCAGTCCCAAATTGGAGATCCATTTTCATCCCTTCCTGTAACACATGCTCTATATCCTGATTCACATAAAGGAGCATTTCCTCCAATAATGGTCTTTAAATCCTTTTTAGGTAATTTTCTTAGATTTTTCATATTTTTAATTTAATTCGTGATTAATATAATAATTGCATAAGTTAAGGCTTACAAGGCAATGATGCCCATACACAAGTCCATTTTGGGACATCATCATCTCCTATTACCATACATGGCTTGTACCCTTGTGGACATTGTGGAGCACTTCCCCCATTAATTTTTTTAAGATCTTTCTTAGAAATTTTTTGTAGATTTTTCATACTATTTTGATTTAATTTAGAAAACTAAAATACTGTTTATTTAATTAAATTGGACCAATACTCTTCTTTATTTTCTACCATAGTAACTTCAAAATTTACTAAATTCGTGAAAAATGTTATAAAATGAAGATAAAATTAACTATTTGCCTTTTGGCATTTCTTAATTTCTACGAGGCCCAGGAAAATGTTACTTACCAAAAACCCTCTGCAGAAATTCTTAAACTCGCAGATTATGAAAGACCTCCAAGTGTATTAATGAACAGTAAAAAAGATTGGGTTGTATTTACATACCGTCCGACTTACAAAACCTTAGAGGATCTTAGTCAGCAGGAAATGAAGCTAGGGGGCCTTAGAATTAATCCTGTTACCAATATTTCAAGCTCTGCCACATATTCGAACAATCTTAAGGTTAGAAAAATCAATGATAAAAATGAAATTCAGGTAAAAGGATTGCCTGCTAATCCTAAGATTACCTATACTTCTTTTTCTCCCGATGAGAAAAAATTAGCCTTTACCAATACAACGAGCAAAGGTGTAGAACTTTGGATTGTAGATCTTGAAACCGCAACTGCAAAAAAGATCACCAATGATAATCTAAATGCTAACTTGGGTAGCCCTTACATTTGGTATAAAGATTCTCAGAATTTATTAATAAAAGTACTTCCGCAAAATAGACCAACCTTAATTGATTCAAGCAAAGACCTCCCAACAGGTCCGATTGTATCGACGGCTGATGGTAAAGTTTCTCAAAACAGAACGTATCAGGATCTTTTGAAAAACCCTCAGGATGAAAAGAATTTTGAAATTCTTACCGCTTCCGATATTTATAATGTAGATCTTGCCGGAGGTCTTAAGAAAGTAAAAGAGCAGGATATGTATTCTGGTCTAAGCTTTTCGCCCGATGGAAATTATTTAATGGCTACCACCATTAAGAAGCCGTTTTCTTATATCGTTCCTTTGAACAGATTTCCGATGACCACAACCGTTTATGATGTAAAAGGAAATGTAGTAAAAGTAGTGAATGAGGTTCCTTTAAATGAAATTATGCCTAAAGGCTTCGCATCAGTAAGAACCGGAAAAAGAGATATGGGCTGGAGAAGTGATATGTCTGCAACTCTTGTATACGCTGAAGCTCTTGATGGGGGAGATCAGTCTAAAACGGCTGATTACAGAGATGAAATCTTTATGTGGGAAGCACCATTTAATACTGCTGCAAAATCTTTCTTTAAAACTAAGCAAAGATATGAAGGAACGAGCTGGACCAATGATCATTATGCTATTGTTTCTGAAGACTGGTATGATACAAGAAATACAAAGTCTTTCTTAGTTGATCTGAATAACGGAGAGTCAAAAGTAATTGATGACAGAAATTATCAGGATGTGTACAGTGATCCGGGAAATTTCAATACGACAAAAAATCAATTCGGTAGAAATGTAATTGATATGAAAGGCGGAAAAGCATATCTTATAGGAGATGGCTTTACAAAAGACGGACAACATCCTTTCATCGATGAAATGGATATGAAAACCCTGAAGAAGAAAAGATTGTATACTTCTAATTTGAAAAATGCTAAAGAAGAAATTATAGATATTCTTAATCCTTCAAAAGGAGAGGTATTGACAATCCAGCAATCTGCAAGTCAGTATCCTAATTACTTTAAGAAGAATATTAAATCCAATAAATCAGAGCCTGTAACTACTTTTGCAAACCCTTTTGAAAGTATTAAAGATGTGTATAAAGAGGTAATTACCTATAAAAGAAATGACGGAGTAACATTGACAGGAACTCTTTATTTACCTGCAAATTACGACAGAAAAGCAAAAACTGAAAAACTGCCATTACTAATCTGGGCTTATCCAACAGAATATAAAGATAAAAATACAGCAGGGCAGAATACGCAAAACCCTAATGACTTTACATTCCCATACTACGGATCTTTTGTATACTGGACCACAAAAGGATATGCTGTTCTCGACGATGCAGCGTTCCCAATTATCGGAGAAGGAAAAACGGAGCCTAATGATACCTTTATTCCTCAATTGGTTGCCAATGCTGAAGCAGCAATCAACGCGGTAGACCAGTTGGGTTATATTGATAAAAAGAAAGTGGCCGTTGGAGGACATTCTTATGGAGCTTTTATGACTGCCAATCTTTTAACCCATTCTAAGCTTTTTGCTTGCGGTATTGCAAGAAGTGGTGCATATAACAGAACATTGACACCGTTTGGTTTCCAGAGTGAGCAAAGAAATTATTGGGATATTCCTGAAATTTACAATACGATGTCTCCATTTATGAATGCGGATAAAATGAAAACACCATTGCTTTTAATTCATGGTGATGCAGATAATAATCCGGGAACATTTACTTTACAGACAGAAAGATATTTCCAGGCATTAAAAAATCTTGGTGCACCAGTAAAAATGGTTCTTTTACCAAAAGAAGCCCACGGATATGTAGCTAAAGAAAACATCTTTCACCTGTTATGGGAACAAGATCAGTTCTTAGAAAAATGTCTCAAGAAATAAATTGAAAAATCGCTCCTATCAGGAGCGATTTTATTTTCCCAACGTCATTGCGAGGAGCAAAGCGACGAAGCAATCTCTAAAAAAGATTTCTCACTTTATTTCATTACGCTCAAAATGACAATATTTTCAATTGAAAACAATATTTAATGAGCCAGATACTCCAACACCTTCCCAATATCCTCTAACTCCACAAACCGATCATGCTCCAATTGATGTTCATGTTGTTCATGAGCCCAAGTCGTATGAAAAGGAATATGCGCAGCAAAACCACCAATTTCCAGAACCGGAATAACATCAGATTTAATAGAATTACCTAACATTAAAAAATGATCCGGCTGGCAATCCAGATGTTTCAGCAGCTTTTTGTAATCCGTATTTTTCTTATCACTCATAATTTCAATATGATGAAAATAATTTTCAAGTCCCGATTTTTTAAGTTTTCGTTCCTGATCGAGCAGATCACCTTTTGTCGCCATTACTAACCTGTACTTTCCTGTAAGAGCCTCTAATGTCTCTGGAACTCCCTCTAAAAGTTCAATAGGTTGTTGTAAAAGATCATGACCCAACTCAATGGCTTTGTTTATCAATTGAAGAGAAGCTGTTCCATTGGAAACTCTGGTAATGGTTTCAATCATACAAAGTATAAAGCCTTTTACACCATAACCATACAAATGAAGATTCTGCATTTCAGTTTTAAATAATTCCTGTGATACAGAATGATGTGGCAGATAATCTTCAAGTAAAGCACAAAACTCCTTTTCTGTTTCCTGAAAATAGGGTTCATTTGCCCAAAGTGTGTCGTCTGCGTCAAACGCTATTGTTGTTATATGATTTTTCATTTTACTTTTGTACATTTCTGAAAACAAAAATCAGAATAAAAAATAGACCAACAAAGGACATTTGTCCCGGATAATATATGTTACGAACCAACCATGCCTTTTTAAGCTATTTAGAGCAGTTATACGCTAATCGGAGGCGTACAGATGATATTGTGATCAAATCATTTTCAAAGGGTAAAAGAATACTTACACAGAATGAATCATCTTCAACAATAATGCTTATTAATGATGGGATTACCAAATGTTACTTTGCAG is a window from the Chryseobacterium sp. T16E-39 genome containing:
- a CDS encoding bacteriocin-like protein, with protein sequence MKNLQKISKKDLKKINGGSAPQCPQGYKPCMVIGDDDVPKWTCVWASLPCKP
- a CDS encoding bacteriocin-like protein, producing MKNLRKLPKKDLKTIIGGNAPLCESGYRACVTGRDENGSPIWDCIPSSLPCRP
- a CDS encoding carbohydrate kinase family protein, giving the protein MTQNNQFVVCFGEVLWDIFPQGSRAGGAPFNVAYHLHKAGVNVKVLSRIGNDDLGKGLLNQIKNWGITTDYIQVDDQKPTSTVVATIDEDNEASYEIIKEVAWDYIEFLPELEDAVSRADAFIFGSLSARNAKTRETLFKLLELAKLKIFDVNFRPPFIEVDLITELLHKADIVKMNKAEMRQIMDFLNVEYVNEEEAAAFIMNYFNIKEIVLTKGSKGARYFIGDASYNCFAVPITIADTVGSGDSFLAGFISKRTQQEAPDKIMKEAISLGAFITSKPGACPDYEYEDFRKFRDQY
- a CDS encoding DoxX family protein, which gives rise to MNYSNSNSNPIIRDIILLIVRVFIGFSMLSHGFPKLQMLLEGGKIEFYDFLGLGPQITLILTVIAEFVCSILLILGLFTRVALGFLLFTMVIAVFVVHGGDPFEKQELGLIYLSVYLLLMAFGAGRFSIDHMIEKRKRASDW
- the era gene encoding GTPase Era, which codes for MHKSGFVNIVGKPNAGKSTLLNQLMGEKLAIVTQKAQTTRHRIFGIYNEEDLQIVFSDTPGVLDPKYGLQEKMMDFVKDSLQDADVFLFIVDVTDKAEPSEFLIEKLNKIPVPVLLLLNKVDQTNQEGLEKLVEDWHNRIPKAEILPISALNAFNTDVILPKLKSMLPENPPYYDKDQYTDKPERFFVNEAIREKILLNYEKEIPYSVEVVTEQFKEKEGIIFIDSIIYVERDTQKGIIIGHKGEAIKKVGTEARVDLEKFFAKKIHLNLFVKVKKDWRKNDRDLKNFGYR
- a CDS encoding prolyl oligopeptidase family serine peptidase; protein product: MKIKLTICLLAFLNFYEAQENVTYQKPSAEILKLADYERPPSVLMNSKKDWVVFTYRPTYKTLEDLSQQEMKLGGLRINPVTNISSSATYSNNLKVRKINDKNEIQVKGLPANPKITYTSFSPDEKKLAFTNTTSKGVELWIVDLETATAKKITNDNLNANLGSPYIWYKDSQNLLIKVLPQNRPTLIDSSKDLPTGPIVSTADGKVSQNRTYQDLLKNPQDEKNFEILTASDIYNVDLAGGLKKVKEQDMYSGLSFSPDGNYLMATTIKKPFSYIVPLNRFPMTTTVYDVKGNVVKVVNEVPLNEIMPKGFASVRTGKRDMGWRSDMSATLVYAEALDGGDQSKTADYRDEIFMWEAPFNTAAKSFFKTKQRYEGTSWTNDHYAIVSEDWYDTRNTKSFLVDLNNGESKVIDDRNYQDVYSDPGNFNTTKNQFGRNVIDMKGGKAYLIGDGFTKDGQHPFIDEMDMKTLKKKRLYTSNLKNAKEEIIDILNPSKGEVLTIQQSASQYPNYFKKNIKSNKSEPVTTFANPFESIKDVYKEVITYKRNDGVTLTGTLYLPANYDRKAKTEKLPLLIWAYPTEYKDKNTAGQNTQNPNDFTFPYYGSFVYWTTKGYAVLDDAAFPIIGEGKTEPNDTFIPQLVANAEAAINAVDQLGYIDKKKVAVGGHSYGAFMTANLLTHSKLFACGIARSGAYNRTLTPFGFQSEQRNYWDIPEIYNTMSPFMNADKMKTPLLLIHGDADNNPGTFTLQTERYFQALKNLGAPVKMVLLPKEAHGYVAKENIFHLLWEQDQFLEKCLKK
- a CDS encoding HAD family hydrolase, which gives rise to MKNHITTIAFDADDTLWANEPYFQETEKEFCALLEDYLPHHSVSQELFKTEMQNLHLYGYGVKGFILCMIETITRVSNGTASLQLINKAIELGHDLLQQPIELLEGVPETLEALTGKYRLVMATKGDLLDQERKLKKSGLENYFHHIEIMSDKKNTDYKKLLKHLDCQPDHFLMLGNSIKSDVIPVLEIGGFAAHIPFHTTWAHEQHEHQLEHDRFVELEDIGKVLEYLAH